The Populus nigra chromosome 19, ddPopNigr1.1, whole genome shotgun sequence genome includes a window with the following:
- the LOC133680121 gene encoding 2-hydroxyisoflavanone dehydratase-like yields the protein MGSNEIDRKFRFLTAYKDGRVEIHYPTQKIPPSNDPNTGVQSKDVTISTEPPVSARIYLPKILDPTKKVPVLYYIHGGGFCFESAFSPLFHSHLMALVAEANVIAVSLEYGLWPERPLPGSYVDAWAGLKWIASHVDGNGPEPWLNDNADFSRFFMGGDSGGANMSNFLAVQIGSYGLPGVRFIGMIMVHPFFGGMEDDEMWMFMYPTNCGKQDPKLKPPPEDLAKLGCEKVLVFLAEKDHLREVGGIFYEDLKRSGYKGALEVVEHEGVAHEFHLFDPAHDKSLSLVKKFASFLNEV from the coding sequence ATGGGCAGCAATGAAATAGATCGTAAATTTCGATTCTTGACAGCATACAAGGATGGGCGGGTCGAAATACACTACCCGACCCAAAAAATCCCCCCATCTAACGACCCAAATACCGGGGTCCAATCCAAAGATGTTACAATTTCAACCGAACCACCTGTATCCGCCCGAATTTACTTACCTAAAATCCTTGACCCGACCAAAAAAGTCCCAGTCCTCTACTACATTCATGGTGGCGGCTTTTGCTTTGAGTCTGCCTTTTCACCACTTTTTCACAGCCATTTAATGGCATTGGTTGCTGAAGCGAATGTCATTGCCGTGTCGCTTGAGTACGGGCTATGGCCGGAGCGGCCCTTGCCCGGAAGTTATGTGGATGCTTGGGCGGGGCTCAAATGGATAGCATCACATGTCGATGGAAATGGGCCTGAGCCATGGTTGAATGACAATGCGGACTTTAGTAGGTTTTTTATGGGCGGGGATAGTGGTGGGGCTAATATGTCCAATTTCCTGGCAGTTCAGATCGGGTCCTACGGGTTGCCTGGGGTGAGGTTTATTGGAATGATCATGGTGCACCCGTTTTTTGGTGGTATGGAGGATGACGAAATGTGGATGTTCATGTATCCAACAAACTGTGGGAAGCAAGACCCTAAGCTAAAGCCGCCGCCAGAGGATTTGGCGAAGTTAGGGTGCGAGAAGGTGTTGGTGTTTCTTGCCGAGAAGGATCATCTAAGAGAAGTAGGTGGGATCTTTTACGAGGACTTGAAAAGAAGTGGGTATAAAGGGGCTTTGGAGGTTGTGGAACATGAAGGTGTGGCGCATGAGTTCCATCTCTTTGATCCTGCTCATGACAAGTCTCTAAGTTTGGTCAAAAAGTTTGCTTCCTTTCTCAATGAGGTGTAG
- the LOC133679747 gene encoding probable carboxylesterase 12 — translation MSEVAQDFSPLLRLYKDGHIERLLGVDIIPPVDPNSNVMSRDVVYSPALDLSCRLYLPKDTNPNQKLPLLVYFHGGGFLIETAFSSTYHNYLNTLVAEANVIGVSVDCRRAPEHPLPAAYDDSWTALKWVASHVNGDGPEEWLNSHADFSKVFFNGDSAGANISHQMAMRHGQEKLVGVNVAGIVLAHPYFWGKDPIGNEPRESSQRAFVEGLWRLACPTSNGCDDLLLNPLVDPNLARLECSKVLVAVAEKDLLRDRGWHYYEKLRENGWSGEVEIMEAKGESHVFHLFSPPGENARLMLKKISSFLNEDKA, via the coding sequence ATGTCTGAAGTTGCTCAAGATTTCTCTCCTTTACTTCGACTATACAAAGATGGTCACATAGAGAGACTTCTGGGAGTAGATATCATCCCTCCTGTTGATCCCAATTCCAATGTCATGTCCAGAGATGTCGTCTATTCACCTGCGCTAGATCTATCTTGTAGACTTTACCTTCCAAAAGACACAAATCCGAACCAAAAACTGCCCCTCCTAGTTTACTTTCACGGTGGAGGCTTTCTGATAGAAACTGCCTTCTCTTCTACTTACCATAATTACCTTAATACCTTAGTAGCCGAGGCTAATGTTATAGGAGTCTCCGTAGACTGCCGAAGAGCACCTGAGCATCCTCTTCCTGCAGCATACGATGATTCATGGACAGCCCTCAAATGGGTTGCATCTCATGTTAATGGAGATGGGCCTGAGGAGTGGCTAAACTCTCATGCTGATTTTAGCAAGGTGTTTTTTAATGGGGATAGTGCCGGTGCTAATATATCACACCAGATGGCCATGAGACACGGTCAAGAGAAACTAGTTGGTGTTAATGTTGCTGGGATTGTTTTGGCACATCCATACTTCTGGGGTAAGGATCCTATTGGTAATGAGCCCAGGGAATCATCACAAAGAGCATTTGTTGAAGGTCTGTGGCGTCTGGCATGCCCTACATCAAATGGGTGCGATGACCTTTTACTTAATCCACTTGTCGATCCAAACTTGGCTCGGCTGGAGTGCTCCAAGGTGCTTGTTGCTGTCGCTGAAAAGGATCTGCTGAGAGATAGGGGGTGGCACTACTATGAAAAGTTGAGGGAGAATGGATGGAGTGGAGAAGTGGAGATCATGGAGGCCAAAGGAGAGAGTCATGTGTTCCATCTGTTCTCTCCTCCTGGAGAGAACGCTAGGCttatgcttaaaaaaatatcttctttccTGAATGAGGACAAGGCCTAG
- the LOC133679322 gene encoding uncharacterized protein LOC133679322, with the protein MAKLNIFNVVLALLIVVAPMVLAEVGLSPSAEPGLYSYVEQCVAVTGARCGEEILYGSFMGKPVALECCQKLLLMGKACDDALMRVVILEFPEYNGHEEEALAGSNKLWEECTLAVQAASSSPSN; encoded by the coding sequence ATGGCAAAGCTCAACATCTTTAATGTCGTTCTTGCATTGTTGATAGTTGTCGCACCAATGGTTCTAGCTGAAGTGGGGCTGAGTCCTTCGGCTGAACCAGGGCTTTACAGCTATGTCGAGCAATGTGTAGCCGTAACAGGAGCGAGATGTGGGGAGGAGATTCTATATGGCTCCTTTATGGGAAAGCCCGTTGCTCTTGAATGCTGTCAAAAACTCTTGCTGATGGGGAAGGCATGTGATGATGCATTGATGAGGGTTGTAATTCTCGAATTTCCAGAATACAATGGACACGAAGAAGAAGCTCTGGCAGGGAGCAATAAACTCTGGGAAGAGTGTACTCTAGCCGTGCAAGCTGCCTCATCTTCCCCTTCTAACTAa
- the LOC133680120 gene encoding 2-hydroxyisoflavanone dehydratase-like has product MASSPNNEIALKFRFFQVYKDGRVELFYPHNKKIPPSDDPVTGVQSKDVVISSEPQVSARIFLPKLKDPNQKLPLLLYIHGGGFSMKSASSPAYHKLCNQVAGEADFIVVSVEYGLFPTRPIPACYEDSWAVLQWVASHVNGNGHDPWLNDHADLGKVFIGGDSAGGNISHTLAFRVGSIGLPRGVKVVGVVMVHPFFGGTKDDEMWLYMCPTNSGLNDPRMNPGVEDLARLGCERMLVFVAEKDYLTVAAKNYYEKLRRSGWKGTVELVENEKEDHCFHLLDLDGDKAREMRHKFVSFLKQDQFNLL; this is encoded by the coding sequence ATGGCATCATCCCCAAATAATGAAATCGCCCTCAAATTCAGGTTCTTTCAGGTCTACAAAGACGGCCGTGTTGAATTATTCTATCCACACAACAAAAAGATCCCACCGTCTGATGATCCAGTCACTGGAGTCCAGTCCAAAGATGTAGTTATCTCATCTGAACCTCAAGTCTCTGCCCGTATTTTCTTGCCAAAACTCAAAGACCCCAACCAAAAACTCCCCCTCTTACTATACATCCACGGAGGTGGATTCTCAATGAAATCTGCCTCTTCTCCTGCCTACCACAAGTTGTGCAACCAAGTTGCTGGTGAGGCTGACTTTATAGTTGTCTCTGTGGAATATGGTCTCTTTCCTACCCGACCCATACCCGCATGCTACGAGGATTCGTGGGCTGTGCTCCAGTGGGTGGCATCACATGTTAACGGGAATGGACATGACCCATGGCTGAATGATCATGCTGATCTTGGGAAAGTTTTTATTGGGGGAGATAGTGCTGGAGGTAACATATCACATACTTTGGCTTTTCGGGTCGGGTCAATAGGGTTGCCCCGAGGGGTGAAGGTTGTGGGGGTGGTTATGGTGCATCCCTTCTTTGGGGGTACCAAGGATGATGAAATGTGGTTGTACATGTGCCCCACTAATAGTGGGCTGAATGATCCTAGGATGAATCCGGGTGTAGAGGATCTTGCTAGGCTCGGGTGCGAGAGGATGTTGGTCTTTGTAGCTGAGAAAGACTATTTGACTGTTGCAGCTAAGAATTATTATGAGAAGTTGAGGAGGAGTGGATGGAAGGGAACTGTTGAACTTGTCGAGAATGAAAAGGAAGACCACTGCTTCCATTTGCTTGATCTCGATGGTGACAAGGCTCGGGAAATGAGGCATAAGTTTGTCTCGTTTCTCAAACAAGACCAGTTCaatcttttgtaa